A window of Dickeya zeae NCPPB 2538 contains these coding sequences:
- a CDS encoding pyridoxal phosphate-dependent aminotransferase, producing the protein MPIHTPVRFSSKLPDVGTTIFTVIGQLSSQYNAINLSQGAPSFPCSPELIAGVTRAMTAGHNQYASMSGLVSLKEVVAEKVRRLYGQHYDAGQEVTITASASEGLYSAISALVHPGDEVIYFEPSFDSYAPIVRLQGATPVALKLALPGFSIDWDEVQAAITSRTRMIIINSPHNPSGQVLSADDLAQLARLTRNTDIVILSDEVYEHVVFDGQQHHSMATHSELAARSVIVSSFGKTFHVTGWRVGYCLAPAALMDEILKIHQFMMFSADTPMQYAFAEYMADPATYLSLGQFYQQKRDLLTHALQGSPFELLPSAGSFFILASFAHFSDESDSDMVKRLIVEHGVATIPLSAFYTDGTDNKLIRLSFSKDDATLLAGAKALCQVTGR; encoded by the coding sequence ATGCCGATTCACACCCCGGTGCGCTTTAGTTCCAAATTACCGGATGTAGGAACCACTATCTTCACCGTCATTGGTCAGTTATCCAGCCAGTATAACGCCATTAACCTGTCACAAGGCGCGCCCAGTTTTCCGTGCTCTCCCGAGTTGATCGCCGGGGTGACGCGCGCCATGACCGCTGGTCATAATCAATACGCATCGATGTCCGGACTGGTGTCGCTCAAAGAGGTGGTGGCGGAAAAAGTGCGGCGTTTGTACGGCCAGCATTATGACGCCGGGCAGGAGGTCACGATCACCGCCAGCGCCAGCGAAGGGCTCTACTCCGCTATTTCTGCATTGGTACACCCGGGCGATGAGGTCATTTATTTCGAACCCTCCTTTGACAGCTACGCGCCAATTGTGCGACTGCAAGGCGCGACACCGGTTGCACTGAAACTGGCGTTACCGGGTTTTAGCATTGATTGGGATGAAGTTCAGGCCGCCATCACGTCACGCACCCGCATGATTATCATTAACTCGCCCCATAACCCGAGTGGTCAGGTGCTGAGTGCCGATGATCTGGCGCAACTGGCTCGCCTGACGCGCAACACCGATATCGTGATCCTGTCTGATGAAGTCTACGAACACGTGGTCTTTGACGGGCAGCAACACCACAGCATGGCAACCCACAGCGAGCTGGCTGCGCGCAGTGTGATTGTCTCCTCGTTTGGCAAGACGTTTCACGTCACGGGCTGGCGCGTCGGTTACTGTCTGGCCCCGGCAGCGCTGATGGATGAGATCCTTAAAATCCACCAGTTTATGATGTTCTCCGCCGACACGCCGATGCAGTATGCCTTTGCCGAGTACATGGCGGACCCCGCGACTTATCTGTCGTTGGGGCAGTTCTATCAACAAAAACGCGATCTGCTCACGCACGCGTTGCAAGGTAGCCCCTTTGAATTGCTGCCTTCTGCCGGATCCTTCTTCATACTGGCCAGCTTCGCGCATTTCAGCGATGAGAGCGACAGCGATATGGTCAAACGACTGATTGTCGAGCACGGCGTGGCGACTATTCCGCTCTCGGCGTTTTACACCGATGGTACGGATAATAAATTAATTCGTCTTTCCTTCTCTAAAGATGACGCTACGCTACTGGCGGGTGCAAAAGCCTTGTGTCAGGTAACAGGTCGTTAA
- a CDS encoding transporter substrate-binding domain-containing protein, which yields MKKLSILMLSLGLLSSSVALAQTELRFGLEAEYPPFESKNAKGQLEGFDIDLGNAICKAGNFKCSWVETSFDALIPALQAKKFDAINSAMNITEKRKEAIDFTQPIYRIPTQLVGKPNTGLAPTAEALKGKNIGVLQGSIQEVYAKAHWEPKGVTVTSYKDQNLAYDDLAAGRLDGTLVMAAAGQSGFLDKPEGKGYAFIGGPVEDTSILGSGIGFGLRKGDEALKTELDKAIKQVKDDGTVEKLAKQYFPGFDVRVQ from the coding sequence ATGAAAAAACTAAGCATACTGATGTTGTCACTGGGGTTGTTGTCCTCTTCCGTTGCACTGGCACAAACTGAATTGCGTTTCGGTCTGGAAGCGGAATACCCGCCGTTTGAGAGTAAAAACGCCAAAGGGCAACTGGAAGGGTTCGATATCGATCTGGGCAACGCCATTTGTAAGGCCGGTAACTTCAAATGCAGTTGGGTAGAAACCTCCTTTGATGCCCTGATCCCGGCACTGCAGGCCAAAAAATTCGACGCTATCAACTCCGCTATGAACATCACGGAAAAACGTAAAGAAGCGATCGACTTCACCCAGCCTATCTACCGTATTCCGACACAGTTAGTCGGCAAACCCAATACCGGTCTGGCCCCGACGGCCGAAGCGCTGAAAGGCAAAAATATCGGTGTGTTGCAGGGCTCGATTCAGGAAGTGTATGCCAAGGCGCACTGGGAGCCGAAAGGTGTGACGGTGACAAGCTACAAAGATCAAAACCTGGCCTATGACGACCTGGCGGCAGGCCGTCTGGACGGCACGCTGGTGATGGCGGCGGCAGGTCAGTCCGGTTTCCTGGATAAGCCAGAAGGTAAAGGCTACGCCTTTATCGGCGGACCGGTAGAAGACACCTCGATTCTGGGCAGCGGCATCGGTTTCGGCCTGCGCAAAGGCGATGAAGCCTTAAAAACCGAACTGGACAAGGCTATCAAACAAGTGAAAGACGATGGCACCGTCGAGAAACTGGCGAAACAATACTTCCCCGGTTTCGACGTACGAGTGCAATAA
- a CDS encoding DUF3885 domain-containing protein — MVQLFPYDDQGMDVIGDNPSQLSDLYQRFNHYLLDNDRPLMDRYYGA; from the coding sequence ATGGTGCAGCTTTTCCCCTACGACGATCAGGGGATGGATGTGATTGGTGATAATCCTTCACAGTTAAGCGATCTCTACCAGCGTTTCAACCACTACCTGCTGGATAACGACCGTCCGCTGATGGACCGCTATTACGGTGCCTAA
- a CDS encoding NADPH-dependent FMN reductase, protein MNQIKLLGISGSLRKASANRGLLRAAQSVLPAYATLDIADLLDVPFYNADLTEVPESVQRIARQASEADGFVFACTEYNYSMAPALKNILDWLSRLPDTTILSGKPAALMGAGGGMGTSRAQYHLRQSCVYLNVHVLNKPEVFANAFAGGFDDQGNLKDENITVLIAEQMNALVDEIGLRR, encoded by the coding sequence ATGAATCAAATCAAATTGTTAGGTATTTCCGGCAGTCTGCGTAAAGCCTCTGCCAACCGGGGATTGCTGCGTGCCGCGCAGTCGGTACTGCCCGCTTATGCCACGCTGGATATTGCCGACCTGCTGGATGTACCGTTTTATAACGCTGATTTGACTGAGGTACCTGAATCCGTGCAGCGCATCGCCCGTCAGGCCAGTGAGGCGGATGGTTTTGTGTTCGCCTGTACCGAATACAACTACTCCATGGCACCGGCACTGAAGAATATTCTGGACTGGTTATCCCGCTTGCCGGATACCACCATTTTAAGCGGTAAACCGGCAGCATTGATGGGTGCGGGCGGCGGTATGGGTACCTCGCGAGCGCAGTATCATTTGCGCCAGAGTTGCGTCTACCTGAATGTGCATGTGCTGAACAAGCCGGAAGTTTTCGCTAACGCTTTTGCTGGTGGTTTCGACGATCAGGGCAACCTGAAAGATGAAAACATTACCGTTCTGATTGCCGAGCAAATGAATGCGCTTGTCGATGAGATCGGGCTCAGAAGATAA
- the cobA gene encoding uroporphyrinogen-III C-methyltransferase, with amino-acid sequence MNLTLNTLMAQGHQRQPLLAGDVWLVGAGPGDAELLTIKALRVIQQADVVVHDRLVSADIMALVARDTLRIDVGKQQGNHALPQPQINQLLMELAQAGQRVVRLKGGDPFIFGRGGEEMDYLHQQGVRCHVVPGITAATGCAAAVGLPLTHRDCAQSVRFITGHARDGEPQLDWETLGAGQQTLVFYMGLSHASRLCQKLIAHGLPASTPLAIIERGTQPEQRVMTATLATLPALMARYQPQSPSLLVVGEVVRFCRHPALTVASEAMMKVGTVAA; translated from the coding sequence ATGAACCTTACTCTGAATACGCTGATGGCGCAGGGCCATCAACGCCAGCCGTTACTGGCAGGTGATGTCTGGCTGGTGGGTGCCGGTCCCGGCGATGCCGAATTACTGACTATCAAGGCGCTGCGAGTGATTCAGCAGGCGGATGTGGTCGTGCATGACCGGCTGGTTTCCGCCGACATTATGGCGTTAGTAGCGCGTGACACTTTGCGCATTGATGTCGGTAAACAGCAGGGCAACCACGCACTGCCACAACCGCAAATCAATCAACTGTTGATGGAACTGGCGCAAGCCGGGCAGCGTGTCGTGCGCTTAAAAGGCGGCGATCCGTTTATTTTCGGGCGTGGCGGTGAGGAAATGGATTACCTGCATCAACAGGGTGTGCGTTGCCATGTGGTACCTGGGATTACCGCCGCGACCGGCTGTGCGGCGGCGGTAGGGTTGCCGCTGACGCACCGGGATTGTGCTCAATCGGTACGGTTTATTACCGGCCATGCCCGTGATGGCGAGCCGCAACTGGACTGGGAAACCCTGGGCGCAGGCCAGCAAACACTGGTGTTTTATATGGGGCTGAGTCATGCCAGCCGTCTGTGCCAGAAGTTAATAGCACACGGCCTGCCTGCCAGTACGCCGCTGGCGATTATTGAGCGTGGCACACAGCCGGAGCAACGCGTGATGACCGCGACGCTTGCGACCTTGCCTGCACTGATGGCGCGTTATCAGCCGCAGTCGCCCAGCTTGTTAGTGGTCGGCGAAGTGGTGCGTTTTTGTCGCCATCCGGCACTGACGGTGGCCAGCGAAGCGATGATGAAAGTGGGAACGGTGGCGGCATAA
- a CDS encoding nitrate reductase: protein MTDCRTTCPYCGVGCGVIATAQPDGRVTIKGDSQHPANQGRLCVKGSALGDTLSLQGRLLWPLVDGQRVSWDQTLDRVAQSLGDIIAQHGPQAVAFYGSGQLLTEDYYVANKLMKGFIGSANMDTNSRLCMASAVIGYKRALGADAVPGNYEDIEQADLVVLVGSNTAWAHPVVYQRLMQAKQQRPHMKVVVVDPRHTATCDAADLHLPLAPGSDAGLFNGLLRWLAQQSAPLPDALSGVEAALAATDEWTVEQVAQFCRLRHEDITCFYQWFSETGKVVTLYSQGINQSASGSDKCNAIINVHLFSGRIGRAGCGPFSITGQPNAMGGREVGGLANQLAAHMGFSPQEVSRVGRFWGSDRVASAPGLMAVDLFRAIEAGQVKAVWIMGTNPVVSMPEADRVRQALLRCPLVIVSDVMRHTDTTECAHILLPALAWGEKDGTVTNSERRISRQRAFLPAPGEAKADWWIVSQVATRMGFGEAFDYRHPAQIFREHAALSGFENQGQRAFNISALATLSDEHWQQLTPVQWPVPPHANSGTARLYADGRCWHPDGKARLLAITPQLPVNPPSPAYPLVLNTGRVRDQWHTMTRTGKAARLMQHLPEPYCDLHPQDALNAGVHDGELVRISAGSGWMLARAQVQRGQQPGSIFVPMHWNRQFSAQARVDSLVAAVTDPYSGQPESKQARVRIQRWPAVWFGELFVRGDVAVPDCGYWSRVTADGVSHYVIADERTPEHWLDWLTRQYDLSDVEFQQAQGDDRLFHAIGWRGTQVAVALYVGAHRPQLAREAVLAAFTVPPQQSSDRLALLAGCAPQGETPQGATICSCFAVGEQRIIDAIRQGCHSVTQLGEQLQCGTNCGSCVPELKALLQQYATPDTLRRAG from the coding sequence ATGACCGACTGTCGCACCACTTGTCCTTATTGCGGCGTGGGTTGCGGCGTGATTGCCACGGCGCAACCGGACGGGAGGGTGACCATAAAAGGCGACAGCCAGCACCCGGCTAATCAGGGACGGTTGTGCGTCAAAGGTTCAGCGCTTGGCGACACGCTGAGTCTACAAGGGCGGTTGTTATGGCCGCTGGTAGATGGGCAGCGCGTCAGTTGGGATCAGACGCTGGACCGGGTCGCGCAATCGCTCGGCGATATTATTGCGCAGCACGGCCCGCAGGCGGTGGCGTTTTACGGTTCGGGGCAATTACTGACCGAAGACTATTACGTCGCCAACAAGCTGATGAAAGGATTCATTGGCAGCGCCAACATGGATACCAATTCCCGGCTGTGCATGGCCTCAGCGGTCATCGGCTACAAACGAGCGCTGGGTGCCGACGCGGTGCCGGGTAACTACGAGGACATCGAACAGGCGGATCTGGTGGTGCTGGTCGGCTCCAATACCGCCTGGGCGCACCCGGTGGTGTATCAACGGCTGATGCAGGCCAAACAACAGCGTCCACACATGAAGGTCGTGGTGGTGGATCCTCGCCATACCGCTACCTGCGATGCGGCAGATTTACATCTGCCGCTGGCACCCGGCAGCGATGCCGGGTTGTTCAACGGACTGCTGCGCTGGCTGGCGCAGCAATCCGCGCCGTTGCCCGATGCGCTTAGCGGTGTGGAAGCGGCGCTGGCGGCGACCGATGAGTGGACGGTAGAACAGGTGGCGCAATTCTGCCGGTTACGACACGAGGACATCACCTGCTTTTACCAGTGGTTTAGTGAGACCGGCAAGGTAGTCACGCTCTACTCGCAGGGGATTAACCAGTCTGCTTCCGGTAGCGACAAATGCAACGCGATTATCAATGTGCATCTGTTCAGCGGCCGTATCGGTCGTGCAGGTTGTGGCCCGTTTTCGATTACCGGTCAGCCGAATGCCATGGGGGGCCGGGAAGTGGGCGGGTTGGCGAACCAACTGGCGGCGCACATGGGGTTCAGCCCGCAAGAGGTGTCGCGGGTTGGCCGCTTCTGGGGCAGTGACCGGGTGGCTTCGGCACCGGGGCTGATGGCGGTGGACTTGTTCCGCGCCATCGAAGCCGGGCAGGTGAAGGCGGTGTGGATCATGGGGACCAACCCGGTGGTGTCAATGCCGGAGGCCGATCGCGTGCGGCAGGCGTTGTTGCGCTGCCCGCTGGTGATTGTCTCTGATGTGATGCGCCATACCGATACCACCGAATGCGCCCATATCCTGCTACCGGCATTGGCGTGGGGAGAAAAAGACGGCACGGTCACCAATTCCGAACGACGTATTTCCCGCCAACGCGCGTTCTTGCCTGCGCCGGGCGAGGCGAAAGCAGACTGGTGGATTGTGTCGCAGGTCGCGACGCGTATGGGGTTTGGCGAGGCGTTTGATTACCGCCACCCGGCGCAAATTTTCCGTGAACATGCCGCGTTATCCGGGTTTGAGAATCAGGGGCAGCGTGCTTTCAATATCAGCGCGCTGGCAACGCTCAGCGATGAGCACTGGCAGCAACTTACCCCGGTACAATGGCCGGTGCCCCCTCATGCCAATAGCGGTACCGCACGCTTATACGCCGATGGCCGCTGCTGGCATCCAGACGGTAAGGCGCGGCTGCTGGCAATCACCCCACAGCTGCCGGTCAATCCACCGTCCCCGGCGTATCCACTGGTGCTCAACACCGGGCGGGTACGTGACCAGTGGCACACCATGACCCGCACCGGCAAGGCGGCGCGTCTGATGCAGCATTTGCCGGAACCTTACTGCGATCTGCACCCGCAGGATGCGCTTAACGCCGGTGTACACGATGGTGAACTGGTGCGTATCAGCGCCGGGTCCGGCTGGATGTTGGCGCGGGCGCAGGTTCAGCGTGGTCAGCAGCCCGGCAGCATTTTTGTGCCCATGCACTGGAACCGGCAATTCAGCGCACAGGCGCGCGTCGATAGCCTGGTGGCGGCAGTGACTGACCCTTACTCCGGTCAGCCGGAAAGCAAGCAGGCGCGAGTACGCATCCAACGCTGGCCCGCCGTCTGGTTCGGCGAGCTGTTTGTCCGCGGCGATGTCGCCGTACCGGACTGTGGCTACTGGAGTCGAGTGACTGCGGACGGGGTGTCGCATTACGTGATCGCCGACGAGCGCACACCGGAACACTGGCTCGACTGGCTGACCCGGCAATATGACCTGAGCGACGTTGAATTTCAGCAGGCTCAGGGGGACGACCGGCTGTTTCATGCGATTGGCTGGCGAGGCACACAGGTCGCCGTGGCGCTTTATGTGGGGGCGCATCGTCCGCAACTGGCGCGTGAAGCGGTGCTGGCGGCATTTACCGTACCGCCACAGCAGTCGTCTGATCGACTGGCGTTGCTGGCGGGGTGTGCCCCACAGGGGGAAACACCGCAAGGCGCGACCATTTGCAGCTGTTTCGCGGTTGGTGAGCAGCGCATTATCGACGCTATCCGTCAGGGGTGCCACAGCGTGACGCAACTGGGTGAACAGCTACAGTGCGGGACTAACTGCGGATCTTGCGTACCGGAACTGAAGGCGTTGCTGCAACAGTATGCGACGCCAGACACATTACGCCGGGCGGGCTGA
- the nirB gene encoding nitrite reductase large subunit NirB — MRAHLVVIGNGLSSARLVKKLGQLAAQRYRITLIDREPRASYNRVLLSSVLGGEKTFEETQLEPVPESMDVTVLTGESVLRIDRAAREVVTGRRRLAYDHLVLATGSRPFMPPWPGINLSGVTGFRTLDDVERMWAAVRQKTPVVVIGGGVLGIEAAAALRLHGAEVTLVHRHTRLMERQLDDVASDLLATRLRERGIRCLTGVQIESFIGNEKRGSGQVEAVELADGTRLPAGLVVVATGVQPVCELARDSGLPCGRGIVVDGQLRTTDEAISALGECAEINGETVGLVAPCLAQADVLAARLAGQPVADYVPTPLATRLKVTGIDVVSAGELHPQAGDQTHSLSDPLGGHYRRLIFRDDRLCGALLFGHVNDSPQLLAAMETRLPSAPSSLLFGLSFPEIDIRPEAVRISVMSKPVLVVVGHGMVGHHFLEQLVERGLHQEYHVVVFGEERYPAYDRVHLSEYFAGRSAESLSMVSDGFFEQSGIELRTGCQVMAIDRQRRCVRDANGQETPYDRLVLATGSYAFVPPIKGNDRPGCLVYRTLDNLDAIAAEARESRSGVVVGGGLLGLEAANALRQLGLETHVVEFAPRLMAVQLDDGGAQLLRRKIEALGLHVHTSKETLAITAGEQARHRMNFADGTSLETDLILFSAGIRPRVRLASEAGLEIGTRGGIVIDDHCQTSDDAIFAIGECAVWQGQIFGLVAPGYQMARTVAAQLARSAQQEQQQQSFTGADMSTKLKLLGVDVASIGDAHGNTEGSQSYQWNDEPNQVYKKIIVSADGKRLLGAVLVGDSSDYSTLLQMKLNDMTLPDHPESLILPALDGAAPKGLGVAALPDSAQICSCHNVSKADIFAAVDNGCTDLASLKACTKAGTGCGGCVPLLKQVMEYRLQQSGIEVKKDICEHFAYSRQELYHLIRVNRIHSFGELIARHGHGLGCEICKPLVGSMLASCWNDYVLKPEHVPLQDTNDRFLANIQKDGTYSVVPRIPGGEITPKGLIAIGQVAERYHLYTKITGGQRVDLFGARLEQLPAIWQELIDAGFETGHAYGKSLRTVKSCVGSTWCRYGVQDSTGLAIALEHRYKGLRSPHKLKMAVSGCTRECAEAQGKDIGVIATDKGWNLYVCGNGGMKPRHADLFASDLDTETLFRLIDRLLMFYIRTADRLQRTSVWLDNLEGGVDYLRQVVIDDSLGIADELESEMRHVIDSYQCEWQTTLAHDENRALFRAFLNSDTPDEAVVMVPERGQIRPARLEEKKPITVSETLGADGWQCVGFLSDIPANAGMAARVGHRQVALFHLPASQPGQAARVFALDNLEPGSGANVLSRGIVGDVDGEPVVISPLYKKRLRLCDGVSPDDSQLRVRVWPVRVVQDRIWVADEPMKVVATDMAEAL, encoded by the coding sequence ATGAGAGCGCATCTGGTTGTCATCGGTAACGGCCTGTCCAGCGCCCGGCTGGTAAAGAAACTGGGGCAGCTTGCAGCGCAACGCTACCGCATCACCCTCATCGATCGTGAGCCGCGTGCCAGTTATAACCGCGTACTGCTCTCGTCGGTGTTGGGGGGTGAAAAAACGTTTGAGGAAACGCAGTTGGAGCCGGTGCCCGAGTCGATGGACGTCACCGTCCTGACCGGTGAGTCGGTACTGCGTATCGACAGGGCCGCGCGGGAGGTGGTCACCGGCCGCCGCCGTCTGGCGTATGACCACCTGGTACTGGCGACGGGGTCCCGTCCGTTTATGCCGCCATGGCCGGGCATCAACCTGTCGGGAGTAACCGGGTTTCGCACACTGGATGATGTCGAGCGGATGTGGGCGGCAGTACGGCAAAAGACGCCAGTGGTGGTGATAGGTGGCGGGGTATTGGGGATTGAGGCCGCCGCCGCATTGCGCCTGCACGGTGCCGAGGTGACGTTAGTACATCGCCACACCCGGCTGATGGAGCGCCAGCTTGATGATGTCGCCAGCGATTTACTGGCTACCCGGTTGCGAGAGCGTGGCATCCGTTGCCTGACCGGTGTGCAGATCGAGTCGTTTATCGGTAATGAAAAGCGCGGGAGCGGCCAGGTTGAGGCGGTGGAGCTGGCCGACGGTACGCGTCTTCCTGCCGGTCTGGTAGTGGTGGCGACCGGCGTACAGCCGGTATGTGAGCTGGCTCGCGACAGCGGCCTGCCATGCGGACGCGGCATTGTGGTGGATGGCCAGTTGCGTACCACCGACGAGGCTATCAGCGCGCTCGGCGAATGCGCTGAAATCAATGGAGAGACAGTGGGGCTGGTGGCCCCCTGTCTGGCGCAGGCCGATGTGCTGGCGGCCAGATTGGCCGGGCAGCCGGTAGCGGATTACGTGCCGACGCCGCTGGCCACGCGCCTGAAGGTAACCGGGATTGACGTAGTGAGCGCAGGAGAACTGCATCCGCAGGCGGGCGATCAGACTCACTCATTGTCAGACCCACTCGGCGGTCATTACCGCCGTCTGATATTCCGCGACGATCGGTTGTGCGGTGCGTTGCTGTTCGGTCATGTCAACGACAGCCCGCAACTGCTGGCGGCCATGGAGACCAGGCTGCCATCGGCACCGTCATCGCTTTTATTTGGTCTTTCTTTTCCTGAAATAGACATACGGCCTGAAGCCGTAAGGATTTCTGTTATGAGTAAACCCGTATTGGTGGTAGTGGGACACGGCATGGTCGGTCACCACTTTCTGGAGCAACTGGTGGAGCGCGGCCTGCACCAGGAATATCACGTGGTGGTGTTTGGTGAAGAACGCTACCCGGCCTATGACCGGGTACATTTGTCCGAGTATTTCGCCGGGCGCAGCGCCGAGTCGCTGTCGATGGTCAGTGACGGTTTTTTCGAGCAGAGCGGTATTGAGCTGCGTACCGGCTGTCAGGTGATGGCCATCGATCGCCAGCGCCGCTGTGTGCGCGATGCGAATGGTCAGGAAACGCCTTACGATCGTCTGGTGCTGGCCACTGGTTCCTATGCGTTTGTACCGCCAATCAAAGGCAATGATCGCCCCGGCTGTCTGGTCTATCGCACATTGGACAATCTGGATGCGATTGCCGCCGAAGCACGCGAATCACGCAGTGGCGTCGTCGTGGGCGGCGGACTGCTGGGGCTGGAAGCCGCTAACGCACTGCGCCAACTGGGGCTGGAGACCCATGTGGTGGAGTTCGCGCCCCGGCTGATGGCGGTGCAACTGGATGATGGCGGCGCGCAGTTGCTCCGGCGCAAAATCGAAGCGTTGGGTCTGCATGTACACACCAGCAAAGAAACGCTCGCCATTACGGCAGGCGAGCAGGCGCGTCACCGCATGAACTTTGCCGATGGCACGTCGCTGGAAACCGATCTGATACTGTTTTCCGCCGGTATTCGCCCACGCGTTCGTCTGGCGAGTGAGGCTGGGCTGGAGATAGGTACGCGTGGCGGTATCGTGATTGACGATCATTGCCAGACGTCGGATGACGCTATCTTCGCTATCGGCGAGTGTGCGGTATGGCAAGGGCAGATATTCGGACTGGTGGCACCGGGCTACCAGATGGCGCGCACCGTTGCCGCCCAACTGGCCCGATCGGCGCAGCAGGAACAGCAGCAACAGTCTTTCACCGGCGCTGACATGAGCACCAAGCTCAAGCTGCTGGGGGTTGATGTCGCGTCAATCGGTGATGCCCACGGCAACACCGAAGGCAGCCAGAGTTATCAGTGGAACGACGAGCCGAATCAGGTCTACAAAAAAATCATTGTCTCGGCAGACGGCAAACGACTGCTGGGGGCGGTGCTGGTCGGCGACAGCAGCGATTACAGCACACTGCTGCAAATGAAACTCAACGACATGACGTTACCCGATCATCCGGAAAGCCTGATTCTGCCCGCATTGGATGGGGCGGCACCGAAAGGGCTGGGGGTGGCGGCACTGCCGGACAGCGCGCAGATTTGCTCCTGCCACAACGTCAGCAAAGCGGACATTTTCGCGGCGGTAGACAACGGTTGCACCGATCTGGCGTCACTGAAAGCCTGTACCAAAGCAGGCACTGGCTGCGGTGGTTGTGTGCCGTTACTCAAGCAGGTGATGGAATACCGGTTGCAGCAGTCAGGCATTGAGGTGAAAAAAGACATCTGCGAACACTTTGCCTATTCGCGTCAGGAACTGTACCACCTGATCCGCGTCAACCGTATCCACAGTTTCGGCGAGTTGATCGCCCGTCACGGCCACGGGCTGGGGTGTGAAATTTGTAAACCGCTGGTGGGGTCGATGCTGGCATCGTGCTGGAACGACTATGTGCTGAAACCCGAACACGTGCCGTTGCAGGATACCAATGACCGTTTTCTGGCCAACATCCAAAAAGACGGTACCTACTCGGTGGTGCCGCGTATCCCCGGTGGGGAGATCACGCCTAAAGGGTTGATTGCCATCGGTCAGGTGGCGGAACGCTACCACCTGTACACCAAAATTACCGGCGGTCAGCGCGTCGACCTGTTCGGGGCGCGGCTGGAACAACTGCCGGCTATTTGGCAGGAACTGATCGACGCCGGTTTTGAAACCGGTCATGCCTACGGCAAGTCGCTGCGTACCGTGAAATCCTGCGTGGGGTCAACCTGGTGCCGCTATGGCGTGCAGGATTCCACCGGGCTGGCGATTGCGCTGGAGCATCGTTACAAAGGGTTGCGCTCGCCGCATAAGCTCAAGATGGCGGTTTCCGGTTGTACCCGTGAGTGCGCCGAAGCGCAGGGTAAAGACATCGGTGTGATTGCCACCGACAAAGGCTGGAACCTGTACGTGTGCGGTAATGGCGGTATGAAGCCACGCCATGCCGACCTGTTCGCCAGCGATCTGGATACCGAGACGCTGTTCCGGTTGATCGACCGCCTGCTGATGTTTTACATCCGTACCGCAGACCGGCTCCAGCGTACCAGTGTGTGGCTGGATAATCTGGAAGGCGGCGTTGATTACCTGCGTCAGGTGGTGATCGACGACAGTCTGGGGATTGCCGATGAGCTGGAAAGCGAGATGCGCCATGTTATCGACAGCTACCAGTGCGAGTGGCAAACCACACTGGCGCATGACGAAAACCGGGCATTGTTCCGCGCCTTCCTCAACAGCGACACCCCGGATGAGGCGGTGGTGATGGTCCCCGAACGTGGTCAGATTCGCCCGGCACGTTTAGAGGAGAAAAAACCGATCACCGTATCCGAGACCCTCGGGGCCGATGGCTGGCAGTGCGTCGGTTTCCTCAGCGATATCCCGGCGAATGCAGGGATGGCAGCGCGAGTCGGGCATCGGCAGGTGGCGTTGTTCCATCTCCCGGCGTCGCAACCGGGCCAGGCGGCACGCGTGTTCGCGCTCGATAACCTGGAGCCGGGAAGCGGTGCTAACGTGCTGTCGCGCGGCATTGTCGGCGACGTGGACGGTGAGCCGGTGGTGATTTCGCCGTTGTACAAAAAACGTTTGCGTTTGTGTGATGGTGTCAGCCCGGATGACAGTCAGTTGCGGGTACGCGTCTGGCCGGTACGTGTCGTTCAGGATCGTATCTGGGTGGCTGATGAACCGATGAAGGTGGTAGCGACCGATATGGCGGAGGCGTTATGA